The Bacteroidales bacterium genomic sequence TTTACCTGGTGACCGGCATCTGCCAGTCCTTCTATTATGGCATTCATGGCAATAGGGCCTCCCTCTTTGGGCGGGTATGGCGACTTGTTACAAAGGATCAATATTTTCATAGGCTGGGCAATTGCATCATTTTATTTCTGGTTGTTCAGGGAAGAATTTTTTTATCAGCCTGCCCCAGCTATCAGCATCGAGTAAAGGTGAATCGGTGGTTGCTTTGTAGGTAAGAAAAATTCCCAATGGAAGCAAAACCAGCGAAGCCAGCCACATGGCAAGTCCGGGCGACATTGCACCGGCGCGGGCATATTTCTCCCCTGAAATGGAAATCACATGGAAGATCACAAAAAAGATGATTGAAAAAACAACCGGCATGCCAAGCCCCCCTTTCCGGATAATTGCGCCAAGTGGTGCACCGATAAAGAACAAAATCAGGCAGGCAATGGAAAGGGTGAACTTGCGGTGCCACTCCAATTCGTGCCTGATGATGCGCTTTTCGCGGCTGTCGAAATCCTTGAAGTTAAATTCAAGATTGTTCTTGATCGACCGGGTGGCCTGCAGGGCATATTCAATCGCATTGATCATAAGATTGGTATCAACAGTGGAAATTGATTGATATTCAGTTATTTTGTGATGAATTTTAAGTGAATCCAGTTGTTTTAAAAACAAAAACCGGTCGTCAATCGAAAAGAATAACCGCTCTTTTCTGAGCTCCAGCTCATTTACCAGCGAATCACGTGTACGGGTTAGCTGTTCGAGGTCCATCATCTGATAGTTGTTCCGAAATAGGGTTTCATCCGTTCTGTTCATTCCAAAATCCAATCCGCTGAACATACGGGTCTGCTCCTTAAAAGAACTGCGCTGGAAAGGCCGGTTAATCCTGTAGTTGCCACGATCAACCATATCTTCGTAATTAAATCCGTCGTAAAGTTTAAACACAAGCATGGTTTGATCGGGCGAAAGATTCATCTCCCCCCATTTTGCAGTAGTCAGCTTTATATTGCCCATGCGGTCGGTATGGTTGTATATCATCACATCGCGGATGATGTTGCCTTCCGGGTCTTTGTTCCGGGTATATATCGTAAAGCCATCAATGCCATTGTAAAATACCCCTTCCTGGATGTTAAAAGTCAGTTTTTTCTGACGAACATCATAAAGTAGTGAGTGAAATTTCAGGTTGGCAAAAGGCAGTACATTATTTGAAAAGAAAAATGCAAACACACTGATAAACAGCGATAGAATCACCAGGGGCATCATAATTCGCCGCAACGGAATGCCGGTTGATTTCATCGCGACAAGTTCATAATGCTCGCCAAAATTACCGAATGTCATCAGCGATGACAAGAGGATGGCTAGTGGCAATGCCAGTGGTACAAAGGTAGAAGAGGCATAAAACAATAACTCCAACAGTACAGGAATTTCCAATCCTTTACCTACAAGTTCGTCAACATATTTCCACAAAAACTGCATGACCAGGATGAAAAGCGCAATGAAAAAGGTAAACAGCAGCGGCCCTATGTAAGACTTGATAATGAACCAGTACAATTTTTTCAAAACCAACGGATTTGTTTGGGCACAAAGATAAACAGTTTCAAACCTCTTAAGCTATTTAGCATAAAAGTGCAATCAATACGTTTCAAAGGAACTCAACTTGATTTAACGGACATTATTATCGAAAAAATGAAACTCATCGAAGTAATCACCAACAAGGATGCAAAAAAATTCCTTGACGTTGCCCGCATCATTTACAAAGGCGATAAAAACTGGATTTGCCCTCTTGATACCGACATAGAGGCAATTTTTAACCCTTCAAAAAATGCATATTTTAACCAGGGAAATGCCATCAGATGGATTCTGATTGATGACAACGGTAATATGATCGGACGGGTAGCGGCATTTTTCAATCATAGAAAAGCGCAAACCTATGAGCAACCTACCGGCGGGCTTGGTTTTTTTGAATGCATCGACAACCAGGAAGCGGCATTTCTACTGTTTGATAAATGCAAAGAATGGCTGCAGGGGCAAGGCATGGAGGCAATGGACGGACCTGTAAACTTTGGTGAAAATGATCAATACTGGGGGTTGCTGGTGGAAGGATTTACACAACAAAGCTATGGAATGAATTATCACCATCCATACTATCGCAGGTTTTTCGAGAATTATGGCTTTTTTCCCTACTTCGAGCAGGTAACAAATCACCTGGATGTTTCAGTTCCTTTTCCAGATCGTTTCTGGAAGATTGCCGACTGGATTTCGAAAAAACCCGGATTTTCTTACGAACATTTCCAACTTGCCAAAGCCGACAAATACATCAGCGACCTGAAAACTGTTTACGATCAGGCCTGGGCGCATCATGAACACTTTACCCCACTCAATGACAAGGACATCAAAACAGCACTCCAAAAAGCCAAACCCATACTTGATGAAGAACTGATCTGGTTTGCATACCACGAAGGTAAGCCCATTGCTTTCCTGGTGATGTTTCCTGATGTTAACCAGGTTTTCAGGCATTTAAACGGCAGACTGACTTTATACAGCAAGATGAGGTTTGCCTTTTATATGTGGAAGAAAGAAATCAGGCGAACCCGGATCACAGTAATGGGAGTCATTCCTCAGTTCCAGCGTTATGGAATTGAGTCGGCCATTTTCAGACAATTGAAAGATGTTTTTGACAACCGGCCTCATTATACTGAAGTTGAATTATCGTGGGTGGGTGATTTTAACCCAAGAATGAAAGCCCTTCACGATGCCGTTGGAGGTAAATTCGGAAAAAAACACATCACTTACCGGAAACTTTTCAAAGAAGGTGCTGCCCCGCAACATCCCTCTTTACTTAAGTAGAGTTAGCAAGAAAACTCCATTTGTTGGAAATTTGGAATATTTTCTTTATGACTCTATGGAAGTATCGGGATTGATTTTTTGAATTTTTATCCTCCGGAATAATTCACATCAACTTTTTCTTAAAACTGCAAGCAATAGCTTTTTATCCAGTTTAATCACCACAACAAGGTATCCCAATATAAATATCGTGTTCATCAGCAGCATGATATTCCGGTTATCCGGTTTTATTAAGTCGCCAATTATGTAAAGTACCACCGCCAGTGCAGGATAAAAAATTAGTCTCCGAAGGTTATATGGAACCTTAAAATGTTTTTGTCCAAGCAGATAGGATAAAACCATCATGACAAAGTAAGCAAAAAAAGCCGCCCATGCCGAGCCATAATATCCCATCGAAGGGATCAGTGCAAAATTGAGCACTACCGTCACTACAGCTCCAATTACCGAGAGTCCGGCGCCATAGATGGTCTGATTTGTCAATTTGTACCAGATCGAAAGGTTGTAGTAAATCCCAAGGAACAGATTCCCAAGCAGCAGCAGGGGGATTACAGCCTTTCCTTCACGGTAGGCCTTTCCAATAAAAAGGATGACTACATCAATGTACATTACTGTAAATAAAAATATCACAGAAACGGCAATGGTAAATAGAATGAGTACATCAGCGTAAAGTTGCCTCGACTCTGATTTACCCGA encodes the following:
- a CDS encoding GNAT family N-acetyltransferase; its protein translation is MKLIEVITNKDAKKFLDVARIIYKGDKNWICPLDTDIEAIFNPSKNAYFNQGNAIRWILIDDNGNMIGRVAAFFNHRKAQTYEQPTGGLGFFECIDNQEAAFLLFDKCKEWLQGQGMEAMDGPVNFGENDQYWGLLVEGFTQQSYGMNYHHPYYRRFFENYGFFPYFEQVTNHLDVSVPFPDRFWKIADWISKKPGFSYEHFQLAKADKYISDLKTVYDQAWAHHEHFTPLNDKDIKTALQKAKPILDEELIWFAYHEGKPIAFLVMFPDVNQVFRHLNGRLTLYSKMRFAFYMWKKEIRRTRITVMGVIPQFQRYGIESAIFRQLKDVFDNRPHYTEVELSWVGDFNPRMKALHDAVGGKFGKKHITYRKLFKEGAAPQHPSLLK
- a CDS encoding LptF/LptG family permease; the encoded protein is MKKLYWFIIKSYIGPLLFTFFIALFILVMQFLWKYVDELVGKGLEIPVLLELLFYASSTFVPLALPLAILLSSLMTFGNFGEHYELVAMKSTGIPLRRIMMPLVILSLFISVFAFFFSNNVLPFANLKFHSLLYDVRQKKLTFNIQEGVFYNGIDGFTIYTRNKDPEGNIIRDVMIYNHTDRMGNIKLTTAKWGEMNLSPDQTMLVFKLYDGFNYEDMVDRGNYRINRPFQRSSFKEQTRMFSGLDFGMNRTDETLFRNNYQMMDLEQLTRTRDSLVNELELRKERLFFSIDDRFLFLKQLDSLKIHHKITEYQSISTVDTNLMINAIEYALQATRSIKNNLEFNFKDFDSREKRIIRHELEWHRKFTLSIACLILFFIGAPLGAIIRKGGLGMPVVFSIIFFVIFHVISISGEKYARAGAMSPGLAMWLASLVLLPLGIFLTYKATTDSPLLDADSWGRLIKKFFPEQPEIK